In a single window of the Caproicibacterium sp. BJN0003 genome:
- a CDS encoding virulence protein, whose product MKINYNVTGEQRKELVKAIGVILQVKPLYMKMPTCAYKIGDITVDKEGTLICEDDANAERIAHNLIADGFTAADNATESAAEEAAPTEEVEAPDSLTISMPKNGFTDEAIANLKLLVESKATLIKKALGAEGLPITVEDDKISFPWFSGFPAPEEISAYAKFIGRLCGMAKTQNRVTAKDKTVDNDKYAFRCFLLRLGFIGAEYKADRKILLKNLTGSSAFKGGAPDADE is encoded by the coding sequence ATGAAAATCAACTACAACGTAACAGGCGAACAGCGCAAGGAACTGGTCAAAGCAATTGGAGTCATTCTACAGGTCAAGCCGTTATACATGAAGATGCCGACCTGCGCTTACAAAATCGGCGACATCACGGTCGATAAAGAAGGCACCCTCATCTGTGAGGACGACGCCAATGCCGAACGGATCGCACACAACCTAATCGCGGACGGCTTCACCGCCGCCGATAATGCCACGGAGTCCGCAGCCGAAGAAGCTGCTCCCACCGAGGAAGTCGAAGCGCCGGACAGCCTCACAATTTCGATGCCAAAGAACGGCTTCACCGACGAGGCTATCGCCAACTTAAAGCTCTTGGTCGAAAGTAAAGCGACGCTCATCAAAAAAGCTCTGGGCGCAGAGGGCCTGCCGATTACGGTTGAGGACGACAAGATTTCCTTCCCATGGTTTTCGGGCTTCCCGGCACCGGAAGAAATCAGCGCCTACGCCAAGTTCATCGGTAGGCTCTGCGGCATGGCCAAAACCCAGAATCGCGTCACCGCCAAGGACAAGACGGTCGACAATGACAAGTACGCCTTCCGCTGCTTCCTCCTGCGGTTGGGCTTCATCGGGGCCGAGTACAAGGCCGACCGAAAAATCCTGCTGAAGAACCTGACCGGGTCCTCGGCTTTCAAAGGAGGCGCTCCCGATGCTGATGAATAA
- a CDS encoding DNA primase family protein, producing MVALFHDRVSKNKKGRPERRPKFHIKRKKAQQRWTFSHINIVSILTFPYELTRRQLEEAAKDMHEAMKALTDCGAQGILDTTSKAKAEALFNDTQAEAYTAFLAAKAYQSFAIRRRDSKNITATLKEVHPMLEISPRDLDADCFLLSTPAATYDLRKGIAGAREHSPEDYITKITSVSPSSKGEQLWRDSMNLIFCKNQELINYVQMICGLAAIGKVFVEALIISYGCGRNGKSTFWNAVSRVLGLYSGNISADTLTVGCRRNIKPEMAEVKGKRLLIAAEMQEGARLNDSTVKQLCSTDDVFAEKKYKDPFSFTPCHTLVLYTNHLPKVSASDDGIWRRLIVIPFYAKIEGTSDIKNYGEYLYNNAGESILTWIIEGAQKVIALDYKIPVPACVQKAIAEYRSQNDWFGHFLEDKCELDAGFRENSGALYQAYRNYSIDTNEYVRSTADFYFALENAGYKRVVSKNKRYFKGLRLKKDDGDFEDFLA from the coding sequence GTGGTTGCATTATTTCACGATAGGGTTTCAAAAAACAAAAAAGGCCGCCCCGAAAGGCGGCCTAAATTTCATATAAAACGCAAAAAAGCCCAGCAACGCTGGACTTTTTCACACATCAACATTGTATCAATATTGACGTTTCCTTATGAACTTACCCGACGCCAATTGGAGGAAGCCGCGAAGGATATGCACGAGGCGATGAAAGCCCTGACGGACTGCGGCGCTCAAGGAATCCTCGATACAACTTCAAAGGCCAAGGCCGAGGCCCTGTTCAATGATACGCAGGCTGAAGCCTACACTGCCTTCCTCGCAGCAAAGGCATATCAGTCCTTTGCAATCCGCCGCCGTGATTCCAAGAATATCACCGCGACGCTGAAGGAAGTGCACCCCATGTTGGAGATTTCGCCTCGTGATCTGGATGCCGACTGCTTTCTCCTCAGCACCCCGGCCGCAACCTATGATCTCCGCAAAGGTATCGCTGGAGCGAGGGAACATTCCCCGGAGGACTATATCACCAAGATCACGTCCGTTTCACCCAGCAGTAAAGGCGAACAGCTCTGGCGGGATAGCATGAACCTAATCTTCTGCAAGAATCAAGAGCTCATCAACTATGTCCAGATGATCTGCGGACTGGCCGCTATCGGGAAGGTCTTTGTGGAAGCTCTCATCATCTCTTACGGCTGCGGGCGGAACGGCAAATCGACCTTTTGGAATGCTGTCTCCCGTGTGCTGGGCCTTTACAGCGGCAACATCTCTGCCGATACGCTGACGGTCGGCTGCCGAAGGAATATCAAGCCAGAAATGGCGGAGGTCAAAGGCAAGCGTCTGCTGATTGCGGCGGAAATGCAGGAAGGCGCAAGGCTTAACGACTCGACCGTCAAGCAACTCTGCTCCACCGACGACGTATTTGCGGAGAAAAAGTACAAGGACCCGTTCAGCTTCACGCCCTGCCATACACTGGTCCTCTACACCAACCATCTGCCGAAGGTCAGCGCTTCCGATGACGGCATCTGGCGCAGGCTGATCGTCATCCCGTTCTACGCCAAGATCGAAGGTACCAGCGACATCAAGAATTACGGCGAGTATCTTTACAACAACGCCGGTGAAAGCATCCTCACTTGGATCATCGAGGGTGCCCAGAAGGTCATCGCGCTTGACTATAAAATCCCGGTCCCGGCATGCGTGCAGAAAGCGATTGCGGAGTACCGGTCGCAGAACGACTGGTTTGGCCATTTTCTTGAGGACAAATGCGAGCTTGATGCCGGTTTCAGAGAGAACTCCGGTGCCTTATATCAGGCGTACCGTAACTACAGCATTGACACAAACGAGTACGTTCGCAGCACCGCAGATTTCTATTTTGCACTGGAGAATGCGGGCTATAAACGAGTCGTCAGTAAAAATAAGCGTTATTTTAAAGGCTTAAGACTGAAAAAAGACGACGGGGATTTTGAGGATTTTCTGGCATAA
- a CDS encoding site-specific DNA-methyltransferase — translation MANTERFEKVDIDKLVPYARNARTHSKEQIAQLRSSLREFGFVSPVIIDSDYNIIAGHGRVAAAKEEGYRTVPCVFAENLTEAQKRAYILADNRLAMNAGWDEEMLAVELSDLQADAFDVSLLGFTDAELNNLSGAAENVKEDGFDVDEELKKPAVTKPGDLWLLGNHRLVCGDSTKADTYALLMDGKLANLTVTDPPYNVNYEGSAGKIQNDNMADDKFYQFLFDAFTNTEKAMAQDASIYVFHADTEGLNFRRAFSDAGFYLSGTCIWKKQSLVLGRSPYQWQHEPILFGWKKSGKHEWYSDRKQSTIWEFDKPKKNADHPTMKPVAMLAYAILNSSMSNCIVLDPFGGSGSTLIACEQTGRICDMIELDEKYCDVIVKRYIEQAGNADSVYLIRNGEKQAYSELATEATAS, via the coding sequence ATGGCGAATACAGAACGCTTTGAAAAAGTGGATATCGACAAGCTGGTGCCTTATGCCCGGAATGCCCGCACCCACAGCAAAGAGCAGATTGCACAGCTTCGGTCCAGTCTCCGGGAGTTCGGCTTTGTCTCTCCCGTAATCATCGACAGCGATTACAATATCATCGCCGGGCACGGCCGTGTGGCCGCCGCCAAGGAGGAAGGCTATAGAACGGTTCCCTGTGTATTTGCGGAGAACCTGACCGAAGCGCAGAAACGCGCCTACATCCTCGCGGACAACCGCCTCGCCATGAACGCGGGCTGGGATGAGGAAATGCTGGCGGTCGAGTTATCTGATCTGCAGGCCGATGCCTTCGATGTCTCTCTGCTCGGTTTTACCGACGCGGAGCTGAACAATCTCTCCGGCGCGGCGGAGAACGTGAAAGAGGACGGCTTCGACGTCGACGAGGAATTGAAGAAACCCGCCGTTACAAAGCCCGGTGACCTGTGGCTGCTCGGCAATCACCGCCTCGTCTGCGGTGACAGCACAAAGGCGGACACCTACGCTCTCCTGATGGACGGGAAGCTCGCCAACCTCACAGTGACCGACCCGCCCTACAACGTGAACTACGAGGGCAGCGCCGGGAAAATCCAGAACGACAACATGGCGGACGACAAGTTCTATCAGTTCCTGTTCGACGCCTTCACCAATACAGAAAAGGCGATGGCACAGGATGCATCCATCTATGTATTCCATGCCGACACCGAAGGGCTGAACTTCCGCAGAGCCTTCTCGGATGCCGGTTTTTATTTGTCCGGCACCTGCATCTGGAAGAAGCAGTCTCTGGTCCTCGGCCGCTCGCCCTATCAGTGGCAGCATGAGCCGATCCTGTTCGGTTGGAAGAAATCCGGCAAGCACGAATGGTATTCCGACCGGAAACAGTCCACCATCTGGGAATTCGACAAGCCCAAGAAGAATGCAGACCACCCGACCATGAAGCCGGTGGCAATGCTGGCCTATGCAATTCTCAACTCCAGCATGTCGAACTGCATCGTGCTCGACCCCTTCGGCGGCAGCGGCTCCACGCTCATCGCCTGCGAGCAGACCGGGCGTATTTGCGACATGATCGAGCTTGACGAAAAATACTGCGACGTCATCGTAAAGCGGTACATCGAGCAGGCCGGAAACGCGGATAGCGTGTACCTCATCCGCAACGGCGAGAAGCAGGCTTATTCCGAACTCGCCACGGAAGCCACCGCGTCATAA
- a CDS encoding terminase large subunit: MRKLRKYKPTRFMAKGSYYDKDSADYAVSFIESLRHTKGRWYREPFELIDWQEQIVRDVFGVLKPNGYRQFNTAYVEIPKKMGKSELAAAIALLLTCGDGEERAEVYGCAADHNQASIVFNVAADMVRMCPALSKRVKILDSKKRLIYQPTSSFYQVLSADVANKHGFNTHGVIFDELHTQPNRKLYDVMTKGSGDARMQPLYFLITTAGDNQNSICWEVHEKAKDIIKGRKHDSTFYPVIYGAGQDDDWTDPKVWKKANPSLGITVGIDKVRDACESARQNPAEENAFRQLRLNQWVKQSIRWMPMEKWDVCAFPVDPKSLEGRVCYGGLDLSSTTDITAFVLVFPPEDEKDKYNIMPFFWIPEENVDLRVKRDHVNYDLWKQQGYLQTTEGNVVHYGFIESFIEKLGTRYNIREIAFDRWGATQMVQNLEGLGLTVVPFGQGFKDMSPPTKELMRLTLAGQIAHGGHPVLRWMMDNIFIRTDPAGNIKPDKEKSTEKIDGAVATIMALDRAIRCGIASGNSVYDERGILSF, from the coding sequence ATACGGAAGCTCAGAAAATACAAACCAACCAGGTTCATGGCAAAGGGTTCCTACTACGACAAAGACTCTGCCGACTATGCCGTCAGCTTTATCGAAAGCCTGCGGCACACCAAGGGCCGGTGGTACCGGGAGCCGTTCGAGCTTATCGACTGGCAGGAACAAATCGTCCGGGATGTGTTTGGCGTTCTGAAGCCCAACGGCTACCGGCAGTTTAATACCGCCTATGTAGAAATCCCGAAGAAGATGGGCAAAAGCGAACTCGCCGCCGCCATCGCGCTGCTGCTCACCTGCGGCGACGGTGAGGAACGCGCCGAGGTCTACGGCTGCGCCGCCGATCACAACCAGGCGTCCATCGTTTTCAATGTCGCCGCCGATATGGTCCGCATGTGCCCGGCACTCTCAAAGCGCGTTAAAATCCTCGACTCCAAAAAGCGCCTCATCTATCAGCCGACCAGCAGTTTCTATCAGGTACTCTCGGCGGACGTGGCAAACAAGCACGGTTTCAACACTCATGGCGTTATCTTTGACGAACTGCACACCCAACCGAACCGAAAGCTCTACGACGTCATGACGAAAGGCTCCGGCGACGCCCGGATGCAACCGCTTTATTTTCTCATCACAACGGCCGGGGACAACCAGAACAGCATCTGCTGGGAAGTCCATGAAAAAGCAAAGGACATCATTAAAGGCAGGAAGCACGACTCCACCTTCTACCCGGTCATTTACGGAGCCGGCCAAGACGACGACTGGACCGACCCGAAGGTATGGAAAAAAGCAAACCCGTCGCTCGGCATCACGGTTGGTATTGACAAAGTCCGCGACGCTTGCGAATCCGCCCGGCAGAATCCCGCCGAAGAAAACGCCTTTCGTCAGCTCCGACTGAACCAGTGGGTAAAGCAGTCTATCCGCTGGATGCCGATGGAAAAATGGGACGTCTGCGCTTTCCCGGTCGACCCGAAGTCGCTGGAAGGCCGCGTCTGCTACGGCGGCTTGGACCTTTCCTCCACTACGGATATCACGGCGTTCGTGCTGGTGTTTCCTCCGGAGGACGAGAAGGACAAATACAACATCATGCCATTCTTCTGGATACCGGAGGAAAACGTGGACCTCCGCGTAAAACGGGATCACGTCAACTATGATCTGTGGAAACAGCAGGGATATCTTCAGACGACTGAAGGCAATGTGGTTCACTACGGATTTATCGAGAGCTTCATTGAAAAACTCGGCACCCGCTACAACATTCGCGAGATCGCCTTTGACCGCTGGGGCGCGACGCAAATGGTTCAGAACCTTGAGGGCCTTGGCTTGACCGTCGTTCCATTCGGTCAGGGCTTCAAAGATATGAGCCCGCCGACCAAGGAGCTCATGCGGCTAACGCTGGCTGGGCAGATCGCGCACGGAGGCCACCCGGTACTCCGCTGGATGATGGACAACATCTTCATCCGCACGGACCCGGCCGGAAACATCAAACCGGACAAGGAAAAATCCACGGAAAAGATCGACGGCGCGGTCGCCACGATTATGGCATTGGATAGAGCAATAAGATGTGGCATCGCAAGTGGAAACTCCGTTTACGACGAGCGCGGCATCCTTTCCTTTTAA
- a CDS encoding HNH endonuclease, whose translation MPHKPLTPCRYPGCPKLVPGRYCEEHQKLINKQYEQYERDPVEKKRYGRAWKRIRDRYISQHSLCEECLKHGVYTPATEVHHRLPLSHGGTHVDSNLEALCHECHSRITAKMGDRWHDR comes from the coding sequence ATGCCGCACAAACCTTTGACGCCCTGCCGCTATCCCGGCTGCCCAAAGCTGGTACCCGGCCGTTACTGTGAGGAACACCAAAAGCTCATCAACAAGCAATACGAACAGTACGAACGCGATCCCGTTGAAAAGAAACGGTACGGCCGAGCGTGGAAACGCATCCGTGACAGATATATCTCCCAGCATTCTTTGTGCGAGGAATGTCTGAAGCATGGCGTCTACACGCCAGCGACCGAGGTGCATCATCGCCTGCCACTCTCACATGGTGGAACCCACGTTGATAGTAACCTCGAAGCCTTATGCCATGAATGTCATTCGAGAATCACTGCAAAGATGGGTGACCGTTGGCATGACCGGTAG
- a CDS encoding HNH endonuclease, giving the protein MMRTYRCDWCGEEFRRLECYMKGKKHAFCSRQCLADFSNKSKNPAGYAELKDYTNMAANFSALAKSRNPTRMTPAVRKKLRVSHLGKGKCDGYSKIYGKPAHRVIAEQILGRPLLAGEVVHHRDGNKRNNSPENIVVFPSQSAHAKHHAELRWFINEIEGGDAE; this is encoded by the coding sequence ATGATGAGGACCTATAGATGCGACTGGTGTGGAGAAGAATTTAGACGGCTGGAATGTTACATGAAAGGGAAAAAACACGCTTTTTGTTCTCGTCAGTGTCTTGCGGATTTTAGCAATAAGAGCAAAAACCCAGCCGGATATGCGGAATTAAAGGATTACACAAATATGGCAGCCAATTTCTCTGCTTTAGCAAAAAGCAGGAATCCGACAAGAATGACACCAGCGGTCAGAAAAAAGCTGAGAGTCTCACATCTTGGAAAAGGCAAATGCGACGGTTACTCAAAAATATATGGTAAGCCCGCTCACAGAGTTATTGCAGAGCAGATACTGGGCAGGCCGCTTTTGGCGGGTGAAGTCGTCCACCACAGGGACGGCAACAAAAGAAACAACTCACCTGAGAATATAGTTGTTTTCCCTTCCCAGAGTGCCCATGCAAAGCACCACGCCGAGTTGCGGTGGTTTATCAACGAAATTGAAGGAGGTGATGCCGAATGA
- a CDS encoding MFS transporter: protein MIMISQMNVLALGFLLPIFLQNGVGSSSLTAALILLPGAAANAVMSLWVGSLLKKHRATTFFLAGYLLQSVMLIVFLKAAYTVGMVICFYLAFMFGAGLIVVAAQTNALNRLSAENNADGSAIMNTLQQTGGAIGTALASSFLTPSVSRALSNGLTKEQAYADGLRGSLGFFLGLTIFGLVLALLSRKGKYILGNHE from the coding sequence ATGATTATGATCTCTCAGATGAACGTATTGGCATTGGGATTCCTGCTTCCGATCTTTTTACAGAACGGCGTCGGCAGTTCCAGCCTGACGGCTGCGCTTATTCTGCTCCCCGGAGCGGCGGCAAACGCCGTTATGAGTCTTTGGGTAGGCTCTCTGCTGAAAAAGCACCGTGCCACGACCTTTTTTCTCGCCGGTTATCTTCTTCAAAGTGTCATGCTTATTGTTTTCTTGAAGGCGGCTTATACGGTTGGCATGGTTATATGCTTCTACCTCGCCTTTATGTTTGGCGCGGGGCTGATCGTTGTGGCGGCTCAGACAAATGCTCTCAATCGGCTTTCTGCGGAAAACAATGCGGACGGCTCCGCGATCATGAACACCCTGCAGCAAACGGGTGGCGCGATCGGCACGGCGCTGGCATCCAGCTTTTTGACTCCCAGCGTCAGCCGGGCCTTGTCAAACGGTTTGACCAAGGAACAGGCTTATGCTGATGGGCTTCGCGGGAGCCTCGGCTTTTTCCTCGGTCTAACTATCTTCGGATTGGTTTTGGCTTTGCTATCGCGAAAAGGCAAATATATTCTTGGAAATCACGAATGA
- a CDS encoding P27 family phage terminase small subunit has product MAKDGTNRGGARAGAGAKRKPLADKIADGNPGKHPLTVMEFKNAADLRGQDMPEPKEMLSAVQKNGKALPAAEIYKSVWQWLSDRGCAHLVPPDTIERYAMSAARWIQCEEAITEYGFLAKHPTTGNAIASPYVTMANSFKSQTRADWAEIFQIVKENCAAGYSGDNPQDDLMERLLTARKGK; this is encoded by the coding sequence ATGGCCAAAGATGGTACAAACCGTGGCGGCGCAAGAGCCGGGGCCGGGGCAAAACGGAAGCCGCTGGCGGATAAAATTGCGGACGGCAATCCGGGCAAGCACCCACTCACCGTTATGGAATTCAAAAACGCTGCGGACCTGCGCGGTCAGGATATGCCGGAGCCAAAAGAGATGCTCTCGGCGGTCCAGAAAAATGGCAAGGCTCTGCCCGCAGCCGAGATTTACAAATCCGTCTGGCAGTGGCTGTCGGACCGAGGCTGTGCGCACCTCGTTCCTCCGGATACCATCGAACGCTACGCCATGAGCGCGGCCCGCTGGATTCAGTGCGAGGAGGCCATCACGGAATACGGTTTTCTCGCAAAACACCCCACCACCGGCAACGCCATCGCCTCGCCCTACGTCACGATGGCAAACAGCTTCAAGAGCCAGACCCGCGCGGACTGGGCCGAGATTTTTCAGATCGTAAAGGAAAACTGCGCTGCCGGTTACAGCGGCGACAATCCGCAGGACGACCTGATGGAGCGCCTGCTCACGGCGCGGAAAGGAAAATAA
- a CDS encoding head maturation protease, ClpP-related, with amino-acid sequence MKRKFWNWVKNDDSDEFGSQRTLYLNGEISDETWYGDEVTPQMFKDELNAGSGDITLWINSPGGDCFAAAQIYNLLMDYKGNVTVKIDGLAASAASVIAMAGTKVCMSPVAMLMIHNPATVAIGDEGEMQKAIDMLAEVKESIMNAYEIKTSLSRTVISHLMNAESWFNAKKAVELHFADEILFSPEEKEDLPDDTEAMLFSRAAVTNSLLSKLIPKKPEKRSENKVPISQFDKRLSLLAH; translated from the coding sequence GTGAAAAGGAAGTTCTGGAATTGGGTAAAAAACGACGATTCCGACGAATTCGGCAGCCAGCGCACGCTTTACCTGAACGGCGAGATCAGCGATGAAACCTGGTACGGCGATGAAGTCACCCCACAGATGTTCAAAGACGAACTGAACGCCGGGAGCGGCGACATTACCCTCTGGATCAACTCGCCGGGCGGTGACTGCTTCGCGGCGGCGCAGATCTACAACCTGCTCATGGATTATAAGGGCAACGTCACGGTCAAGATTGACGGGCTTGCGGCCTCGGCCGCTTCTGTCATCGCAATGGCGGGCACAAAAGTATGCATGTCGCCGGTCGCCATGCTGATGATTCACAACCCCGCGACCGTAGCAATCGGCGACGAAGGCGAAATGCAAAAGGCCATCGACATGCTCGCTGAAGTCAAGGAAAGCATTATGAACGCCTACGAAATCAAAACGAGCCTATCCCGCACGGTGATCTCGCATCTCATGAACGCGGAATCGTGGTTCAACGCCAAGAAGGCCGTGGAACTCCATTTTGCCGACGAGATTCTCTTCTCACCGGAGGAAAAGGAAGATCTGCCGGACGATACGGAGGCCATGTTGTTCTCCCGCGCGGCGGTCACTAATTCTCTGCTTTCCAAGCTGATCCCGAAAAAGCCGGAAAAGCGGAGTGAAAACAAAGTACCCATTTCGCAGTTCGATAAAAGACTGAGCCTGCTGGCTCATTAA
- a CDS encoding DUF5049 domain-containing protein, protein MTDKLREQILAIRDTGETNMFDTARVQRMAYDRGFYELVLFLEEHKKEYAHFILTGE, encoded by the coding sequence ATGACTGACAAGCTCAGAGAGCAGATTCTCGCCATCCGCGACACCGGCGAGACGAACATGTTTGATACCGCCCGCGTCCAGCGCATGGCCTATGATCGCGGCTTCTATGAACTGGTCCTCTTTCTGGAGGAGCACAAAAAGGAATACGCTCACTTCATTCTGACCGGTGAGTAA
- a CDS encoding phage portal protein, producing the protein MGIKEFFNFGKARDKPKDYYTGTDFRYLFGPTTSGKSVNEFTAMQTTAVYSCVRILSEAIASLPLNLYRYKSDGGKERVYDHPLYHILHDEPNPEMTSFVFRETLMSHLLIWGNAYAQIIRDGAGRVVALYPLLPDKMQVDRDEQGELYYLYTKSSDENPNVKQYGQVRLSRYDVLHIPGLGFDGLVGYSPIAMAKNAVGISLACEEYGASFFANGANPSGVLEHPGILKDPAKVRDSWNEVYRGSGNAHKIAVLEEGMKYTPISISPEEAQFLETRKFQIDEIARLYRIPPHMVGDLEKSSFSNIEQQSLEFVKYTLDPWVIRWEQSLMRSLFTPVEKQQYFIKLNVDGLQRGDYQSRMNGYATGRQNGWLSANDIRELEDLNPIPAEEGGDLYLINGNMTKLKDAGIFATSTKVGGDKPGQGGNNT; encoded by the coding sequence ATGGGAATCAAAGAGTTTTTTAACTTTGGCAAGGCAAGAGACAAGCCTAAGGATTACTACACCGGCACAGATTTTCGATACCTTTTCGGCCCGACGACGAGCGGCAAGAGCGTCAATGAGTTCACGGCGATGCAGACAACGGCGGTTTACTCCTGCGTCCGCATTCTGTCGGAAGCCATTGCTTCTCTGCCGCTCAATTTATACCGTTACAAGAGCGACGGCGGGAAGGAGCGCGTGTACGACCACCCGCTCTATCACATCCTGCATGATGAACCGAACCCGGAAATGACATCGTTCGTATTCCGCGAAACCCTCATGAGCCATCTGCTCATCTGGGGCAACGCCTACGCGCAGATCATCCGGGACGGAGCCGGGCGGGTCGTAGCGCTTTATCCGCTGCTGCCCGACAAGATGCAGGTCGACCGGGATGAGCAAGGCGAACTCTACTACCTGTACACAAAAAGCAGCGATGAAAACCCGAACGTGAAGCAATACGGTCAGGTACGGCTCTCCCGGTACGACGTACTGCATATTCCGGGACTGGGCTTCGACGGCCTCGTCGGCTACTCACCGATCGCGATGGCCAAGAACGCGGTCGGCATCTCGCTGGCCTGCGAGGAATACGGTGCCAGTTTCTTCGCTAACGGAGCCAACCCCAGCGGCGTGCTGGAGCATCCGGGTATTCTGAAGGACCCGGCAAAAGTGCGCGATTCATGGAATGAGGTCTATCGCGGTTCTGGCAACGCTCACAAGATTGCCGTTTTGGAGGAAGGCATGAAATACACGCCGATCTCCATTTCACCGGAGGAAGCGCAGTTTCTGGAAACGCGGAAATTTCAGATTGACGAGATCGCGCGGCTCTATCGCATCCCGCCGCACATGGTGGGTGACCTCGAAAAGTCCAGCTTTTCCAACATTGAGCAGCAGTCGCTGGAATTCGTGAAATACACGCTCGACCCGTGGGTGATCCGTTGGGAGCAGAGCCTGATGCGTTCGCTGTTCACTCCTGTGGAAAAACAGCAATACTTCATCAAGCTGAACGTGGACGGGCTACAGCGCGGCGATTACCAAAGCCGCATGAACGGCTACGCCACAGGCAGACAGAACGGCTGGCTCTCCGCCAACGACATTCGCGAGCTGGAAGATTTGAATCCCATCCCGGCCGAGGAAGGCGGCGATCTGTATCTCATCAACGGCAACATGACCAAATTGAAAGACGCCGGAATCTTCGCAACGTCCACGAAAGTGGGCGGCGACAAACCGGGTCAGGGAGGTAACAATACGTGA
- a CDS encoding DUF4314 domain-containing protein, translating into MLMNKKLLAHLRETYPAGTRVELVRMDDVQAPPIGTKGTVYGVDDTGSMLVNWDNGSGLNVVYGVDSCRKLGDCHD; encoded by the coding sequence ATGCTGATGAATAAAAAACTGCTGGCGCACCTCCGGGAAACTTACCCGGCCGGGACCCGTGTGGAGCTTGTGCGGATGGACGACGTACAGGCTCCGCCCATCGGCACCAAAGGCACCGTGTACGGAGTCGATGACACCGGCTCCATGCTGGTGAACTGGGACAACGGCTCCGGGCTGAACGTGGTCTACGGCGTCGATTCCTGCCGAAAGCTCGGTGATTGCCATGACTGA
- a CDS encoding VRR-NUC domain-containing protein, translating to MREKQIEAKLTQAAKMLGGIAPKLVCPGFDGMPDRIVLLPGGHIAFVEVKAPGKVPRPLQEARHRMLRKLGFKVYVLDDTGQIAKMLAEIGCDAR from the coding sequence ATGCGAGAAAAACAGATTGAAGCAAAACTAACACAGGCGGCAAAGATGCTGGGCGGCATCGCGCCGAAGCTCGTATGCCCAGGCTTTGACGGGATGCCAGACCGAATTGTACTTTTACCGGGTGGCCACATAGCTTTCGTGGAAGTAAAGGCTCCCGGAAAAGTCCCGCGTCCGCTGCAGGAAGCCAGACACCGGATGCTGCGGAAGCTGGGCTTCAAGGTTTACGTGCTTGACGATACTGGTCAGATTGCAAAAATGCTTGCAGAAATTGGATGTGATGCCCGATGA
- a CDS encoding YozE family protein, translating to MAQEKYINEHSPKGDLARDVKSDGFYFPKQGRHDKVRKYLVCRNACEACLDTFEECWKEYEECEKNRLKQN from the coding sequence ATGGCTCAAGAAAAATATATCAATGAGCACTCTCCCAAGGGCGACCTTGCCCGTGATGTAAAATCTGACGGCTTCTATTTTCCGAAGCAGGGCCGCCATGACAAAGTTCGAAAGTACCTCGTTTGCCGTAACGCTTGCGAAGCATGCCTTGATACTTTTGAGGAATGCTGGAAGGAATATGAAGAATGCGAGAAAAACAGATTGAAGCAAAACTAA